In the genome of Tannockella kyphosi, one region contains:
- a CDS encoding SDR family NAD(P)-dependent oxidoreductase, whose amino-acid sequence MSKKVALVTGATGGIGLATATALAKDGYTVVINGIDDAQAATAIASLKEVGAECEYVNFDVTNEAAVASSVAAIGEKYGVIDVVVNNAGGLGGRSRFEEMTTDFYRNVMALNVDSAFFVTRAAIPFLKKSENASIVNFASNAAWNAGGPGAGIYGVSKAAIVTLTRAFAKDLAEYGIRSNAVSPGTIDTPFHDNIKKTNPQVFESWKNNILMKRFGQPEEVASVISFLCSEKASFLTGEIIQVNGGQDFL is encoded by the coding sequence ATGAGTAAAAAAGTAGCATTAGTTACAGGAGCAACAGGTGGTATTGGTTTAGCAACTGCAACAGCATTAGCAAAAGATGGTTATACAGTAGTAATTAACGGAATTGATGACGCACAAGCAGCAACTGCAATTGCATCATTAAAAGAAGTAGGAGCAGAATGTGAGTACGTTAACTTTGACGTAACAAACGAAGCTGCAGTAGCATCAAGTGTAGCTGCAATTGGTGAAAAATACGGAGTTATCGACGTTGTTGTAAACAACGCTGGTGGACTTGGAGGACGTTCTCGTTTTGAAGAAATGACTACTGATTTCTACCGTAATGTAATGGCATTAAATGTAGATAGCGCATTCTTCGTAACAAGAGCAGCAATTCCTTTCTTAAAGAAAAGTGAAAATGCTTCAATCGTTAACTTTGCATCAAATGCTGCATGGAATGCAGGTGGTCCAGGAGCTGGTATCTATGGTGTAAGTAAAGCAGCAATCGTTACTTTAACAAGAGCATTTGCAAAAGATTTAGCAGAATACGGTATCCGTTCTAACGCAGTAAGCCCAGGAACTATCGATACTCCATTCCATGACAACATTAAGAAAACAAATCCTCAAGTATTTGAATCTTGGAAAAACAATATCTTAATGAAACGTTTTGGTCAACCTGAAGAAGTAGCATCAGTAATTTCATTCTTATGTAGTGAAAAAGCTTCTTTCTTAACAGGAGAAATTATCCAAGTTAATGGTGGACAAGACTTCTTATAA